In a single window of the Paenibacillus sp. MMS20-IR301 genome:
- a CDS encoding amino acid ABC transporter permease, giving the protein MDIDYIIKISGPMLEGARTTVLLFLIVIVLSIPLGMAVTLLAKSRIKPLAWIAHTYIYVMRGTPLLLQLLFFCFGLPQIPVIGQYLVMDRFVAASLGFILNYGAYFAEIFRGGLLSIDKGQHEAAQVLGLSRWQTLRKVILAQMFRVALPAVANESITLVKDTALLYAVAVPELLNFAKTAVNRDFTVTPFVVAGVIYLLMTLVLTLFFKALEKRFKFE; this is encoded by the coding sequence ATGGATATCGACTATATTATTAAAATTTCCGGGCCGATGCTGGAGGGTGCGCGAACCACAGTATTGCTGTTTCTGATCGTTATTGTGCTGTCCATTCCGCTCGGAATGGCGGTCACCCTGCTGGCCAAAAGCCGGATCAAGCCGCTGGCCTGGATCGCCCATACTTATATTTATGTGATGCGCGGAACCCCGCTGCTGCTGCAGCTGTTATTCTTCTGCTTCGGTCTGCCGCAGATTCCGGTGATCGGGCAATACCTGGTCATGGACCGGTTCGTTGCCGCCAGCCTTGGCTTCATTCTGAATTACGGGGCTTACTTTGCCGAGATCTTCCGCGGCGGGCTGCTCTCGATTGATAAAGGCCAGCATGAAGCCGCCCAGGTGCTTGGGCTTAGCCGGTGGCAGACGCTGCGCAAGGTCATTCTCGCCCAGATGTTCCGGGTGGCCCTGCCTGCGGTAGCCAACGAGTCCATCACCCTGGTGAAAGACACCGCTCTGCTGTATGCCGTAGCTGTGCCTGAGCTGCTGAACTTTGCCAAGACGGCGGTTAACCGGGACTTCACCGTAACTCCTTTTGTTGTCGCAGGTGTAATATATCTGCTGATGACACTAGTGCTTACACTGTTCTTCAAGGCGCTGGAGAAACGATTCAAATTTGAGTAG
- a CDS encoding amino acid ABC transporter substrate-binding protein produces the protein MKRQGIFVLLIVMAIAVIAGCSSSGGNDGKLVIGIDDKFAPMGFRDDNNEIVGFDIDYARAAAEKMGKEVTFQPIDWSAKESELSSGRIDMIWNGYTITDERKEKVLFTRPYLKNSQVVVVLADSALSALGDLAGKEVGLQSLSSAADALDANPIKAELKGVSEFTDNVLALTDLKSGRLDGVVIDEVVARYYISKEPDTYKLMEESLAPEEYGVGIKKGNAELLKTLQKALDELSSDGTAAEISTKWFGEDKVLN, from the coding sequence ATGAAGAGACAAGGCATATTCGTTCTATTAATAGTTATGGCTATTGCTGTAATAGCAGGCTGCTCCAGTTCAGGAGGCAATGACGGTAAGCTGGTGATCGGGATTGATGATAAATTTGCCCCGATGGGCTTCCGGGATGATAACAATGAGATTGTCGGCTTCGATATTGATTATGCGCGGGCAGCAGCTGAGAAAATGGGCAAAGAGGTTACCTTCCAGCCGATTGACTGGTCTGCCAAAGAATCGGAGCTAAGCAGCGGACGTATTGATATGATATGGAACGGTTACACCATCACGGATGAGCGCAAGGAAAAGGTATTATTCACCAGACCTTACTTGAAGAACAGCCAGGTCGTAGTGGTGCTTGCGGATTCGGCGCTGTCTGCGCTTGGTGATCTGGCCGGCAAGGAAGTCGGACTGCAGAGCCTTTCATCTGCTGCCGATGCCCTGGATGCGAATCCGATTAAGGCAGAGCTGAAGGGTGTCTCTGAATTTACCGATAATGTGCTTGCTCTGACAGACCTCAAATCGGGCCGTCTGGATGGCGTTGTTATTGATGAAGTAGTGGCCAGATATTACATATCTAAAGAGCCGGATACTTATAAGCTGATGGAAGAGTCGCTTGCTCCTGAAGAGTACGGCGTCGGAATTAAGAAAGGTAATGCGGAGCTGCTGAAGACCCTGCAGAAGGCGCTTGACGAGCTGAGCAGTGACGGGACAGCCGCCGAGATCTCAACGAAATGGTTCGGCGAAGACAAAGTATTGAACTAG
- a CDS encoding GDSL-type esterase/lipase family protein encodes MAQNAEEIINAFMQEHSLNEKAEKVKKYSILNSLAVKGQTVMAGSSLMEFFPVNELQQSLARQTVIYNRGIAGYVTRELLSTMEECIFELEPSKLFINIGTNDIASADGEYQPLRLLENYNEILTRIGARLPGCKVYVMAYYPVNAKADFSGIDQAMKAGMFSTRTNAALLAANAEVEKLAERHGYPFINVNEGLTDGEGNLKEAYTMDGVHMYASGYAVVLNNLKAYL; translated from the coding sequence TTGGCTCAAAATGCGGAAGAGATCATCAATGCGTTCATGCAGGAGCATTCGCTCAATGAGAAAGCGGAGAAGGTGAAGAAATACAGCATCCTTAATTCTCTGGCAGTAAAAGGGCAAACCGTGATGGCGGGCTCCTCACTGATGGAATTTTTCCCGGTGAATGAATTGCAGCAGAGTCTCGCACGGCAGACGGTAATCTATAACCGTGGAATTGCAGGCTATGTAACAAGAGAGCTGTTATCCACTATGGAAGAATGCATTTTTGAGCTGGAGCCGTCGAAGCTGTTCATCAATATCGGCACTAACGACATTGCTTCGGCGGACGGTGAATACCAGCCCTTGCGGCTGCTGGAGAACTATAATGAGATTTTGACCCGGATAGGGGCCAGGCTGCCCGGATGCAAGGTGTATGTGATGGCGTATTACCCGGTAAATGCCAAAGCGGATTTCAGCGGGATCGATCAGGCGATGAAGGCAGGCATGTTCAGCACAAGAACGAATGCAGCACTCCTTGCGGCGAATGCCGAGGTGGAGAAGCTGGCGGAGCGGCATGGATATCCTTTCATTAATGTGAATGAGGGGTTAACCGACGGGGAAGGGAATCTGAAAGAAGCGTATACGATGGACGGGGTTCACATGTATGCTAGCGGTTATGCGGTGGTGCTGAATAATCTTAAGGCTTATTTGTGA
- a CDS encoding ABC transporter substrate-binding protein, which produces MFRTSLKNAKGKIAPSTALLAMSLLLAACGGTQNNSAAGTGTASPDSAGNSAAAELKPYEVKLLWEGPAQKDVLAVEAKINEYLQPKINATVKISTLDWGQYDEKMPLLIASREPMDIVFTAQWNGYANNVSKGAFLPLNDTGAATGDLLEQYGKDISSSLDSAFLKGSSVGGKIYGIPTNKEMAAQGGVLYRSDIAEELGLTEALNNVKTVADLEPILQAVKENKGAGFTPLFMSKSSNFNTHYMAQLDFLGDDTIDGAVRKDGENTTVISRFEDPDYMAQIELTRKFFEEGLINKDAATTSVGDPLSSGNVFMAIASLKPGWDKEYAISVGMEGKIKQLELGPATVSTSETAGAMLAVSSTSKDPARAMMVINLLHSDKYLINLINFGIEGEHYTKVSDNVITSGPKAADYTPGVAWELGNQFLNYTFESEDPNKWEQTKVFNESAHQSPALGFIFNVEPVKSQAAILINISKQYAAALETGAIDPAKAQEWYDKEKKNGLGDILAEKQKQLDEFLASKP; this is translated from the coding sequence ATGTTTAGAACAAGCCTGAAGAATGCTAAAGGCAAGATTGCGCCATCAACTGCCCTACTCGCGATGTCCCTGCTGCTCGCCGCATGCGGCGGCACACAGAATAACAGCGCAGCCGGCACCGGCACTGCTTCCCCGGATTCAGCCGGTAATTCTGCAGCCGCTGAGCTGAAGCCTTATGAGGTAAAGCTGCTGTGGGAAGGCCCGGCACAAAAGGATGTACTGGCCGTTGAAGCGAAAATCAATGAATATCTGCAGCCCAAGATCAATGCCACTGTCAAGATCAGCACGCTGGACTGGGGACAGTATGACGAGAAGATGCCGCTGCTCATCGCCAGCCGTGAGCCTATGGATATCGTGTTCACTGCGCAGTGGAACGGCTATGCCAACAACGTCTCCAAAGGCGCTTTCCTGCCGCTGAATGATACCGGCGCAGCAACCGGCGATCTGCTGGAGCAATACGGCAAAGACATCTCAAGCTCACTCGATTCCGCCTTCCTGAAAGGCTCCTCAGTCGGGGGCAAGATCTATGGCATTCCTACGAACAAAGAGATGGCAGCCCAGGGCGGGGTCTTATACCGCAGTGATATCGCTGAAGAGCTGGGCTTGACCGAGGCACTGAATAATGTCAAGACTGTTGCCGACCTGGAGCCGATCCTGCAGGCCGTCAAGGAGAATAAAGGCGCCGGCTTCACCCCGCTGTTCATGTCCAAGAGCTCCAACTTCAACACCCATTACATGGCCCAGCTCGATTTCCTGGGCGATGATACCATCGACGGCGCTGTTCGCAAGGACGGTGAGAACACCACCGTAATCAGCCGTTTCGAGGACCCGGATTATATGGCCCAGATTGAACTGACACGCAAATTTTTCGAAGAAGGCCTTATTAATAAAGATGCAGCGACCACATCCGTCGGCGACCCGCTGAGCAGCGGCAATGTCTTCATGGCGATTGCTTCACTCAAACCGGGCTGGGACAAGGAATATGCCATCTCCGTAGGGATGGAGGGCAAAATCAAGCAGCTGGAGCTGGGCCCGGCAACCGTATCCACCAGTGAAACGGCAGGCGCGATGCTGGCCGTCTCCTCGACTTCCAAAGACCCTGCCCGGGCCATGATGGTCATCAATCTGCTGCACTCCGACAAGTACCTGATCAACCTGATCAACTTCGGGATTGAGGGCGAGCACTACACGAAGGTATCCGATAACGTCATTACCTCCGGCCCCAAAGCGGCGGACTATACTCCGGGCGTAGCCTGGGAGCTCGGGAACCAGTTCCTGAACTATACCTTTGAATCGGAAGATCCGAACAAGTGGGAGCAGACCAAGGTGTTCAACGAAAGTGCCCATCAGTCTCCGGCCCTTGGATTCATCTTCAATGTAGAGCCGGTCAAATCACAGGCGGCCATCCTGATCAATATTTCAAAGCAATATGCCGCTGCCCTGGAGACCGGAGCCATCGATCCGGCCAAAGCACAGGAATGGTACGACAAAGAGAAGAAGAACGGCCTTGGTGATATTCTGGCCGAGAAGCAGAAGCAGCTGGATGAATTCCTGGCAAGCAAGCCATAA
- a CDS encoding carbohydrate ABC transporter permease — MATLSMKNTNGKLKAGGKPRSVTDISKPANTLINIFFWIYSALCIIPFVLVLVVSFTDEKTVLLNGYSLFPEKLSLSAYDFLLNDWSSIVRSYGISIFVTIIGTVLSIVIMALFAYPISRRDFRQRGLFSFIMVFTILFNAGLVPFYMMYTQYLHLQNTLAVLILPYLVQGFFVLVMRTFFTNSVPTELIESGKIDGAGEWRIFAQIVLPLSLPVLASVGLLCTLNYWNDWYLSMLFINDDTHINIQYRMYKALQDMQFLSSNSTAYAAIMRQNPSYQLPSETVRMAMAVVGIGPIIFAYPFFQRFFIEGLTVGAVKG, encoded by the coding sequence ATGGCAACACTCTCAATGAAGAATACCAACGGCAAGCTGAAGGCAGGCGGGAAGCCGCGCTCAGTAACCGATATTTCCAAGCCCGCCAATACCTTAATCAATATTTTCTTCTGGATCTATTCCGCGCTCTGCATCATACCGTTCGTGCTGGTGCTTGTCGTCTCCTTCACAGATGAGAAAACCGTGCTGCTAAACGGTTACAGCCTCTTCCCGGAGAAGCTGAGCTTGTCCGCTTACGATTTCCTGCTGAATGACTGGAGCAGCATCGTCCGCTCTTATGGAATCTCCATATTCGTCACCATCATCGGCACCGTCCTGTCCATTGTGATCATGGCCCTGTTCGCCTATCCAATCTCCAGAAGAGATTTCAGGCAGCGCGGGCTATTCTCCTTCATCATGGTGTTCACCATTCTGTTCAATGCCGGTCTTGTCCCGTTCTACATGATGTATACCCAGTATCTGCATCTGCAAAATACACTGGCCGTGCTCATCCTCCCCTACCTGGTTCAAGGCTTCTTCGTACTCGTGATGCGGACATTCTTCACCAATTCCGTACCCACCGAGCTGATTGAATCCGGCAAAATCGACGGGGCCGGCGAATGGCGTATCTTCGCCCAAATCGTCCTCCCGCTCTCCCTGCCCGTGCTCGCCAGTGTAGGTCTGCTGTGCACCTTAAATTACTGGAATGACTGGTATTTGAGCATGCTGTTCATTAACGATGATACACACATCAATATCCAGTACCGGATGTATAAGGCGCTGCAGGATATGCAGTTCCTGAGCTCCAACTCCACCGCTTATGCGGCGATTATGCGCCAGAATCCCAGCTATCAGCTCCCGAGTGAAACGGTGCGCATGGCGATGGCCGTCGTCGGCATCGGACCGATTATCTTCGCTTATCCTTTCTTCCAGCGTTTCTTCATTGAAGGACTGACGGTCGGAGCCGTTAAGGGCTGA
- a CDS encoding ABC transporter permease subunit, which produces MNQPVEAVQMPLPAAGNSRRQNIGYWRKYGAFYLMMTPALLFLLINNYLPMIGSVIAFKNVNYQTGVFQSPWIGWKNFSFLFSTSDAWNITKNTIIYNAVFIILNLIIGVALALLFNAMRSRRLAKFHQTMMFLPYFLSWIIVTYLVYGFLNPEIGLINKSLLPSLGIQQSFDWYSDPKYWPYILPIVNTWKGIGYYAVFYLAAIIGIDKEYYEAATIDGASKWRQIQSITLPLIRPVVIVLTMLQVGRIFYSDFGLFYQVTRNAGALYDTTLVIDTYVYQGLIVTGDFGMSSAAGLYQAVVGFILVFVSNLIIRRISREDALY; this is translated from the coding sequence ATGAACCAACCTGTCGAGGCTGTCCAGATGCCTCTGCCCGCCGCCGGCAACAGCCGCAGGCAGAACATCGGATATTGGCGGAAGTACGGGGCGTTTTACCTGATGATGACCCCCGCGCTGCTCTTCCTGCTCATTAACAACTACCTTCCTATGATCGGATCTGTCATTGCCTTCAAGAACGTGAATTATCAGACCGGGGTGTTTCAGAGCCCGTGGATCGGCTGGAAGAACTTCAGCTTCCTGTTCAGCACCAGTGACGCGTGGAATATTACGAAGAATACCATTATCTACAACGCCGTATTTATTATTCTGAATCTGATTATCGGTGTCGCGCTTGCCCTGTTATTCAATGCAATGCGCAGCCGCCGGCTCGCCAAATTCCACCAGACAATGATGTTCCTGCCGTATTTCCTCTCCTGGATTATCGTCACCTATCTCGTCTATGGCTTCCTCAACCCGGAGATCGGCCTGATTAACAAATCCCTGCTCCCTTCCCTCGGCATTCAGCAAAGCTTCGACTGGTATTCCGATCCCAAGTACTGGCCGTACATTCTGCCAATTGTTAACACCTGGAAGGGCATCGGTTATTACGCCGTATTCTACCTGGCAGCGATCATCGGAATCGACAAGGAGTATTACGAAGCGGCTACGATTGACGGTGCATCCAAATGGCGCCAGATCCAGTCCATTACGCTGCCGCTGATCCGCCCTGTAGTCATAGTGCTCACGATGCTCCAGGTCGGCCGCATTTTCTATTCGGACTTCGGACTCTTCTATCAGGTGACCCGCAATGCCGGCGCTCTATACGATACGACACTCGTAATTGATACTTATGTGTATCAGGGGCTGATCGTTACCGGTGATTTCGGGATGTCCTCGGCGGCAGGCTTGTATCAGGCGGTTGTCGGCTTCATCCTCGTCTTCGTCAGCAATCTGATCATCCGGAGAATCAGCCGTGAGGATGCGTTATACTAG
- a CDS encoding helix-turn-helix domain-containing protein encodes MVTMLVVDDEIYALKGITQGIDWSSLPISKILEAGSVQSAKQLMQQQPVQLVISDIEMQQASGLELLRWIHGNYPHTLVIFLTGHARFEYAHEALQLGCFDYALKPIDHDLLKGIVGRALTELEAQQQQRSFHELLEQHQQQWSMQLPVLVERFWQDLLAGRLPLQPKRLDRQFGLYHIPLRADGHVLPILLSIEHWNTDMSARDETIMEYALRKEATEIIIGKLSGVVIQDSHELNLILLYGKEDEALDREALLKRCRQFVSASSGLHCRISCYVGSETPLVELTEVIASLVQAERTNTTSPESVIDAGAVADTGIPGEAGLLPSLGEWAELLEQGQQEELIRQLELTVKRLQRETASRELLEQLYYGLLHMFYQAAYRKGLSIYELLSVQELNDTQAVRSPQHLLQWARRLACKTAEAFESRQRNSSPVITKAYQYIQEHLHQDLTRDDIAALVGRNPAYLSRLFRKETGMSLSEYITLQRIERAKKLLVETGDKISSIAEGLGYVHFSYFAKLFRKLTGFTPQDYRRIHRSS; translated from the coding sequence ATGGTTACGATGCTGGTGGTAGATGATGAAATATACGCACTTAAAGGGATTACGCAGGGCATTGACTGGAGCAGCCTGCCCATCTCGAAGATACTTGAAGCCGGCAGCGTGCAGTCCGCCAAACAGCTTATGCAGCAGCAGCCAGTCCAGCTTGTCATCTCTGACATTGAGATGCAGCAGGCCAGCGGACTTGAGCTGCTCCGCTGGATACACGGGAATTACCCGCATACGCTGGTCATCTTCCTGACCGGCCATGCCCGCTTTGAATACGCCCATGAGGCGCTGCAGCTGGGCTGCTTCGATTATGCGCTCAAGCCGATTGATCATGACCTGCTGAAGGGCATTGTCGGCCGGGCTTTGACGGAGCTTGAAGCACAGCAGCAGCAGCGTTCCTTCCATGAGCTGCTGGAACAGCATCAGCAGCAGTGGAGCATGCAGCTGCCGGTGCTGGTCGAGCGCTTCTGGCAGGACCTGCTGGCCGGAAGGCTCCCCCTTCAGCCCAAACGGCTGGACCGGCAATTCGGCCTGTATCACATTCCGCTGCGGGCTGACGGTCATGTATTGCCTATACTGCTTAGTATTGAGCACTGGAATACAGACATGAGTGCCCGGGATGAGACGATTATGGAGTATGCCCTCCGCAAGGAGGCTACAGAGATTATTATCGGCAAGCTAAGCGGGGTAGTCATTCAGGACAGTCACGAGCTGAATCTGATTCTGCTCTACGGCAAGGAGGATGAGGCGCTGGACCGGGAGGCGTTGCTTAAGCGCTGCCGCCAGTTCGTGTCTGCGTCTTCAGGCCTCCACTGCCGGATTTCCTGTTATGTCGGAAGCGAAACGCCGCTTGTAGAGCTGACGGAGGTAATCGCCAGCCTGGTTCAGGCGGAACGGACGAACACGACTTCGCCGGAATCGGTTATCGATGCCGGTGCGGTTGCAGATACCGGAATTCCCGGTGAGGCCGGGCTGCTTCCCTCTTTAGGCGAATGGGCAGAGCTGCTGGAACAGGGACAGCAGGAGGAGCTGATCCGCCAGCTGGAGCTCACCGTGAAGCGGCTGCAGAGGGAGACGGCCAGCCGTGAGCTGCTGGAGCAGCTCTATTACGGGCTGTTGCACATGTTCTATCAGGCTGCTTACCGCAAAGGCCTGTCCATCTATGAGTTGCTCAGCGTTCAAGAGCTGAATGACACCCAGGCCGTCCGCTCGCCGCAGCATTTGCTGCAGTGGGCAAGGCGTCTGGCCTGCAAAACCGCTGAAGCCTTCGAGAGCCGGCAGCGGAATTCCTCGCCGGTCATTACCAAGGCGTACCAGTATATCCAGGAGCATCTGCATCAGGATTTGACCCGTGATGATATCGCCGCCCTGGTCGGCCGTAATCCGGCATACCTGTCCCGCCTGTTCCGCAAGGAAACAGGCATGTCCCTGTCAGAATACATTACACTTCAGCGGATTGAGCGGGCGAAAAAGCTGCTGGTGGAGACGGGTGACAAAATCAGCAGCATCGCTGAAGGACTGGGTTATGTACACTTTTCCTACTTCGCCAAGCTGTTCCGCAAGCTGACCGGCTTCACCCCGCAAGATTACCGGAGAATACACCGTTCGTCATAA